The following proteins are co-located in the Neodiprion virginianus isolate iyNeoVirg1 chromosome 6, iyNeoVirg1.1, whole genome shotgun sequence genome:
- the LOC124307457 gene encoding myb/SANT-like DNA-binding domain-containing protein 3, translating to MSGKKHYTETEKRLFLNILKKFSHIIENRKSDTSTLKDKEEAWRQIAEEYNSSLIISAKRNVQQLKKMWSHMKTTQRNALTKEKQSHLATGGGPKEPSADVDPDIASIVPHIMTTAPIVFSSNIPVEILREHREAVFNDELNVLVSEMQKDNEGDENTIVVELPSPPPETSNSCPNPSISSYGDMEVETSKFCPAKIFNQRSRSSVLDTPIPGKKMKKMDSCGKENIEENMLRSKHAKHLVELAQLKIKHEEEKFKEDMAFLQQKHHLELRAAKAAAKLAESRLN from the exons ATGTCCGGAAAAAAACACTATACGGAAACTGAGAAGCGTCTGTTCCtcaacattttgaaaaaattttcgcacatAATAGAGAACAGAAAAAGCGATACATCAACGCTTAAAGATAAAGAAGAGGCGTGGAGACAAATCGCAGAGGAATATAATTCGTCTCTCATTATATCAGCAAAG CGAAACGttcaacaattgaaaaaaatgtggagTCACATGAAAACGACTCAAAGAAATGCCTTAACAAAAGAGAAGCAGTCACATCTTGCCACAGGAGGAGGCCCTAAAGAACCGTCAGCAGACGTGGATCCCGATATTGCCAGCATCGTCCCGCATATAATGACGACAGCCCCAATCGTCTTTTCATCCAACATTCCGGTTGAAATATTACGAG AGCACCGTGAAGCTGTTTTCAACGACGAGCTGAACGTTCTTGTGTCGGAGATGCAAAAAGACAATGAAGGGGATGAAAACACAATTGTCGTAGAGCTGCCATCGCCTCCGCCGGAAACTTCCAACAGTTGTCCCAATCCCTCAATTTCCAGCTACGGGGACATGGAAGTCGAAACTTCCAAATTCTGCCCTGCCAAGATTTTCAACCAACGCTCGAGGAGCTCGGTATTGGATA CTCCAATTCccggtaaaaaaatgaaaaaaatggattcATGCGGCAAAGAAAACATCGAAGAAAATATGCTGCGATCTAAACACGCGAAACACCTCGTAGAACTCGcccaattaaaaattaaacacgaagaggaaaaattcaaggaaGACATGGCATTTCTGCAACAAAAACACCACCTCGAGTTGCGAGCTGCGAAGGCTGCAGCGAAACTCGCAGAATCACGCCTCAATTAA
- the LOC124307458 gene encoding uncharacterized protein LOC124307458, which translates to MAELKNLTQIRASVKGRMTRINNGITANTRPAEAKVKIKMIEEIFKLFEDVQAKIEVIKIGNKDDEGASSVTQREADGERGVFKNIHFEAATKAQTTIDLEKAQEDAREQAEIQAQAQNNVEAAVGGPPRNGGRIDVKLRTLKLPEIEGDYNDSLLKDAYVIGGLETSAEIYESAWELLENNYEDTKLLINTHISNLLDFTAVAKNKPATIKQLVVKTGKECNRDKEKRKTFEEYLTFLNERCRTLEMIDRGKIKHEAPKPATSKKQGSSVSLATVSQQNCAICNSPHAVFKCSQFLLMPVVNRIEEAKTKRCCLNCLGKGHFAQVCRASACKRCGKKHNTLLHLGQKEKPATTEESSKKTIIAHCVKGQENFKDITDISSVVSFVRKPSTQIVFSTARVTIEDANGIQQSFRVLLEPGSQSNLITEELVSRLKLPCKRRNEMISGVNQTQTTIGRIVEVKIKSMRTAYEAKIECLVLPRITKKLPQVRVDTKLIFLPENLNLADLNFHKPRES; encoded by the exons ATGGcggagttgaaaaatttaactcaGATTCGAGCAAGCGTCAAGGGTCGTATGACTAGAATCAATAATGGTATAACCGCAAACACTAGACCGGCGGAAGCTAAagtcaaaattaaaatgatcgaggagatatttaaattgttTGAAGACGTACAAGCTAAAATCGAAGTAATCAAAATCGGCAATAAAGATGATGAAGGAGCTTCCAGCGTGACACAGCGAGAAGCTGACGGAGAACGTGGGGTTTTCAAAAACATTCATTTCGAAGCGGCGACGAAAGCACAGACAACAATCGATTTAGAAAAAGCACAGGAAGACGCGAGAGAGCAAGCTGAAATACAAGCTCAAGCACAGAACAACGTGGAAGCAGCAGTAGGCGGTCCGCCCAGAAACGGAGGACGCATCGATGTAAAACTTCGGACTCTGAAATTGCCGGAGATTGAAGGAGATTATAACGATTCGCTTCTCAAGGATGCATAT GTTATCGGCGGATTGGAGACATCGGCAGAAATTTACGAGAGCGCTTGGGAgttattggaaaataattatgaagACACCAAGTTGCTTATAAATACTCACATCAGCAATTTGCTTGACTTTACGGCTGTAGCGAAAAACAAGCCCGCCACTATAAAGCAACTTGTCGT AAAGACTGGAAAGGAGTGCAATCGAGACAAGGAGAAGCGAAAGACGTTCGAGGAATATCTAACGTTCTTAAATGAGAGATGTCGTACTCTGGAAATGATTGACAGAGGAAAAATCAAACACGAGGCTCCAAAGCCTGCAACATCGAAGAAACAGGGCAGTTCGGTATCGTTGGCGACCGTTTCACAACAGAACTGCGCAATTTGCAACAGTCCACATGCAGTTTTTAAGTGTTCACAATTTTTGCTGATGCCTGTGGTCAATCGAATCGAAGAGGCGAAAACAAAGAGGTGTTGTCTGAATTGTTTGGGTAAAGGACACTTTGCTCAAGTTTGCCGCGCATCCGCTTGTAAAAGATGCGGAAAGAAGCATAACACACTCTTGCACCTCGGGCAAAAAGAAAAGCCAGCGACGACAGAAGAGTCATCGAAGAAAACGATTATCGCACACTGTGTGAAAGGGCAAGAGAACTTCAAGGACATTACAGATATATCATCAGTAGTCAGCTTCGTACGAAAGCCAAGCACGCAAATCGTGTTTTCAACTGCTCGGGTAACCATTGAAGATGCAAACGGAATTCAACAAAGTTTCCGTGTCCTTCTAGAGCCCGGTTCGCAGTCAAATCTCATCACAGAGGAACTCGTCAGCAGATTGAAGCTTCCATGTAAAAGACGAAACGAGATGATAAGCGGCGTGAATCAGACTCAAACAACTATCGGACGAATAGTTGAGGTCAAAATCAAGTCGATGCGTACCGCGTACGAAGCGAAGATCGAATGTCTAGTGCTACCACGCATTACCAAAAAACTACCGCAAGTAAGGGTAGACACGAAGCTCATATTCTTGCCGGAAAATCTAAATCTCGCAGATCTGAATTTTCACAAGCCACGGGAGTCATAG